A segment of the Polyodon spathula isolate WHYD16114869_AA chromosome 1, ASM1765450v1, whole genome shotgun sequence genome:
CTAAGAGGAGGTGGTTAGTCTGGAAAATTCAGTATCAGGAACTCGAGATCAACAAGGAAGTCCTGCTGCCAGggaacatgttgtgtttttctgcttttttgttttcaaacaaatattGCCTGAAACCTCCGCCCTGGGCCTTTGAATTATAATGATATCTTCTTCTGTACGGAGAAGCAATAAGCAAACTTCTAGGGCTAAAAGTGAAGTGTGACAATGAATGGTGTTCATCTACAGCGATGcggttttcaaacagaaaatgCTAATATTTAGTAAACAGCAGTGCCTGGAAcgcaaaaacataaaatatacttGAATCTGTCCTGAACACAGTCAGCACTTAAATAAGCGTTGACTCTGGGGGCATGTCCTACAGACCACgggtaaaataaataacctgCAATATGAACTTGAACAACCTGTCCTTCAGAAAATCACTACAGAACTAGTACAGCAGAGATGGCGACTTTTTAAACTGACAGCATGCTTTGCGACAGTTGACGGCAGAAATTAATACTCTCACCTTACGATTTCAGCATATTTTTGTGCTTAACCAAACACTTTTTACCAGGTGAAATGTGCTAGTGAAGTTATTATACATTTAGTAGTCATTTATCCAAAATATAACAACTCCTCATTGGACTGTGTTTAGAGAAACTTAGAACATAttattacacaattgaacagtcTGGTATCGGTGTCTTTCAGCACCATTTCCCAATGTATTTAACACTTGTACTAATTTAAACCATGTTTAGAAATGTGTACTCCCTGGGTTAATTCAAACACTTAATTATATATAGTACACAGGTAAATAGATCCATACATTTCAATCAAGGAGGTACAAATTTGAACAAAGCAAAACAGTTACCGTCAATTTAGGTCCAGCTGGTTCTGATGTTTTcatctaaaaatataaaacaaacatacagacagGATCAATAACAGGTCCCGTCACTGGTGACAAGTCAGGGCTCTTCTGCAGCAGGTTGCTTTCTACAGCAGGTGTACATTAGTGGAGAGCATTGACTGTTCTGAAGACAGGTAGTCTTTATTGCAGGTTTTACCTGAATGCCTTCACATTCAGTGCTTTATTACTTATACTCCGTTTACACTACTCAATGTTAAGCCATCTCTGAGACGGCTTCAATCTTTTCTGTAGTGTAAACGCAGCCGTCCCAGGTCCAGCCATCCTAAAAGGGTCCTGCGAtagaaatctggtaaccctgGATGTGAATACACGTATAAACATTACTATCAGGACCAAAAGCTCTTAAAGGACTGGATTCGCCCCTTAAAGGACGTTTCGGTTTctgaaaggctttattttttaactgcatcaTTGAAAGCATTGTCAGACTGATGTGGAAATGTAGCCTATACAATAACACCAGTTTCTTTAAAACGTCCGATAGGCAAGTTTTCAACATTTTGCtccaaaatgaaatcttaatGAGCGGAAACAAACGACAGGCTTGTTGAACGGGTGGCTCAAATGATAAGAATCTTTTAATCGGATCGACTCAGAGCCAGTACAGATCCGAATTGTTAGTCTAAACGCACTAAAAGTCTCAATGTTTCCTACCTCTATAAATGCAGACTGCTCTGCGTAACCTTTTAGGTCTGATTCACAAACcttatataaacatttcaatacaggTCTCCCCGGGTACCAGATGGTGCCTCCCAACTCACTTTATCTATTTCATGGTAGCACACAGCACCGCCAAACAGGTCACTGAGGTGTTGTTTAACACCATACGCGTTTCGCTTACCTCATGTTCCCTATGCTGCTTGTACCTCCTTGCAGTCTCATGTCTCCACAGCTTCAGGCAGACGATAGCACTGATGAGGTACATCAACACGGTGACAAACAGAAAGATCATCCCTGCCGTCTGCCCCCCTTCCACTCGGCAGAAGGCTCCATTGATGCCGTTGTTAAACAGCGGGTAGGAGCAGAGCCCTCCTCGATTCGTGTCGTTCACATAGACGATCGCGGCGGCCAGGTACAAAATGAAGAGGGCAATGTTCAGGCCGAACTCCGTCAGGGGCCACCAGTGGGAGTCCAGGAGAATGGTGCGGTAGTACATGGTCATGCCAAGAACCAGAAGGATCACTGTCACCAGCCAGGCCAGCCCGGCCACCACCAAGACAAAGGGAGTTTTGGGCCCACTGTAGTAGTACCCCCCATACGCGCTGCTCCCCCCGTAATCGTAAGGCTGCCGGTACCCGAACATGTTGAACCACTCGTTGTCCTTGTGAATGTAGGCGCAGACGCAGGCAAAGACAGCCGCGCCGAGCAGCAACTCAAAGACAGCCAGGATTCGCAGCAGGCCAGGCCAGGACTTCATGTACGAGTATTTCATGTGGTATTCCTCCACCCTCTCGCTGTAGGTCATAGCCGTGTGGTGTGTCCTCCTGTCCAGGGAATCGTAGGGGTCATGCGGGAGCATGGGCAGGCGGGAGTTGTAGCTGCTCCCTGAGGCCCCGTAGGGATCCCGGTAGGAGCTGGCGGCCGAGGTCTTCATCTTGCGGGTGTCAAGGGAGGGGGAGGCTGGAGGGGAGCACTCTTTCCCACGGCTGGCGGGGCTGTCCGAGTCTGCGGCAGACATGTCGAGCTGCGGCTCGCTGCGGCTGCCCCGGAAGAAGTTCTTCACAGAGTCCGGGATGAACCGCCTCACAGGTTTCAGTTCTATGGCTTCGACCGGCTCGTCGTTCTCACTGTGGTAAAATTCAGGGCCGACTGGGGGGTGAATGGGTAGCGCAGGCGGAGGAAGGGGGTCAGCGCTCCGGGCCAAATCGCTGCCCCTCAGCTCATCCAAAGACCTTCTTGAGTCCACTGGAACAGGGGGGTCCACTGAAACTTCATCATATCGAGGGCCCCGGATCCGATCGAATCGGACTGAAGAACTTCCTCCAGACGACATCTGAAATATTCTCTGCCCTGTAGGGGGGGAATAGGAAGggacaacatttgtttttacctCATCTGGAAACAAAAAACCCATTAAGGCTGTATGCAAGTTTAAATGGTTAATTACggaaaacaaaatggtacacAATTGCCAATAATTCCACGTTTTCAATAAACTTACACTATTTTACAATCTCACCCAGTGTGACCCAATACAAGAGAATTGGGTGTACAAGATTAAACTGGTCACCTCCGCCACTTTAAAAGAAATACTAAGATGTTTTTTTCATCCCCTTacccctctcctctccacacaACTCCCCCAGACTAGGGAACTAAATTGAGGAGACGTTATTCATTTTTCCTGGTGAAACTAAAGGAAAGAAAAGAACTAACCCGAAGGAATTTGTTTGCTCAGGAGTGGTGTACAGGGAGTGTTATACACAATGTCAGAATGCAACCTCTGTCCATTGTACTGCAAGAGATAGATGCCTTACAGTTTACACAGAGTCATCCTCCCCGATGTCATTCTACATTGTGCAGACATGTGCCCCATTGACAAGATATTAGCCTTTTTAGAATATATTCTCAGGTTCAGTGAAAATACGATCCTGAGGATTAAAGTATGGTGTACTATTTGACATGCCCTGGTGATTTCATCACATTCTGAGAGACCCTGCAAACTGTGTATGCGTTTGTTGCTTTGGTACGGCAGTCCACGCAAGTGACTCATGAAGGGTTAACATCAGATCATCTGCCAGCTGCAGTATGTGATAAAGTAAAGCAAGAATCCAGCAGTCTCATCCACCATATAACCCACAAGG
Coding sequences within it:
- the LOC121312725 gene encoding MARVEL domain-containing protein 2-like isoform X4 is translated as MSSGGSSSVRFDRIRGPRYDEVSVDPPVPVDSRRSLDELRGSDLARSADPLPPPALPIHPPVGPEFYHSENDEPVEAIELKPVRRFIPDSVKNFFRGSRSEPQLDMSAADSDSPASRGKECSPPASPSLDTRKMKTSAASSYRDPYGASGSSYNSRLPMLPHDPYDSLDRRTHHTAMTYSERVEEYHMKYSYMKSWPGLLRILAVFELLLGAAVFACVCAYIHKDNEWFNMFGYRQPYDYGGSSAYGGYYYSGPKTPFVLVVAGLAWLVTVILLVLGMTMYYRTILLDSHWWPLTEFGLNIALFILYLAAAIVYVNDTNRGGLCSYPLFNNGINGAFCRVEGGQTAGMIFLFVTVLMYLISAIVCLKLWRHETARRYKQHREHEMKTSEPAGPKLTQGAVVGDGRTGAPAVIRKEFRPVDMKPGVLSGHIPAGHIPNPVVVPDYVVKYPNIKTDDERDRYKAVFNDQHSEYKELHAEVQAVLKKFTEMDSVMKKLPRFPENQMVCARNRPRA
- the LOC121312725 gene encoding MARVEL domain-containing protein 2-like isoform X2 produces the protein MSSGGSSSVRFDRIRGPRYDEVSVDPPVPVDSRRSLDELRGSDLARSADPLPPPALPIHPPVGPEFYHSENDEPVEAIELKPVRRFIPDSVKNFFRGSRSEPQLDMSAADSDSPASRGKECSPPASPSLDTRKMKTSAASSYRDPYGASGSSYNSRLPMLPHDPYDSLDRRTHHTAMTYSERVEEYHMKYSYMKSWPGLLRILAVFELLLGAAVFACVCAYIHKDNEWFNMFGYRQPYDYGGSSAYGGYYYSGPKTPFVLVVAGLAWLVTVILLVLGMTMYYRTILLDSHWWPLTEFGLNIALFILYLAAAIVYVNDTNRGGLCSYPLFNNGINGAFCRVEGGQTAGMIFLFVTVLMYLISAIVCLKLWRHETARRYKQHREHEMKTSEPAGPKLTGAVVGDGRTGAPAVIRKEFRPVDMKPGVLSGHIPAGHIPNPVVVPDYVVKYPNIKTDDERDRYKAVFNDQHSEYKELHAEVQAVLKKFTEMDSVMKKLPRFPENQMEHDRICKIFGEYEKKKNDPAFLEKKERCEYLKSKLSHIKQKIQEYDKVMGWNDGYST
- the LOC121312725 gene encoding MARVEL domain-containing protein 2-like isoform X3, which codes for MSSGGSSSVRFDRIRGPRYDEVSVDPPVPVDSRRSLDELRGSDLARSADPLPPPALPIHPPVGPEFYHSENDEPVEAIELKPVRRFIPDSVKNFFRGSRSEPQLDMSAADSDSPASRGKECSPPASPSLDTRKMKTSAASSYRDPYGASGSSYNSRLPMLPHDPYDSLDRRTHHTAMTYSERVEEYHMKYSYMKSWPGLLRILAVFELLLGAAVFACVCAYIHKDNEWFNMFGYRQPYDYGGSSAYGGYYYSGPKTPFVLVVAGLAWLVTVILLVLGMTMYYRTILLDSHWWPLTEFGLNIALFILYLAAAIVYVNDTNRGGLCSYPLFNNGINGAFCRVEGGQTAGMIFLFVTVLMYLISAIVCLKLWRHETARRYKQHREHEMKTSEPAGPKLTQGAVVGDGRTGAPAVIRKEFRPVDMKPGVLSGHIPAGHIPNPVVVPDYVVKYPNIKTDDERDRYKAVFNDQHSEYKELHAEVQAVLKKFTEMDSVMKKLPRFPENQMDPAFLEKKERCEYLKSKLSHIKQKIQEYDKVMGWNDGYST
- the LOC121312725 gene encoding MARVEL domain-containing protein 2-like isoform X1, which codes for MSSGGSSSVRFDRIRGPRYDEVSVDPPVPVDSRRSLDELRGSDLARSADPLPPPALPIHPPVGPEFYHSENDEPVEAIELKPVRRFIPDSVKNFFRGSRSEPQLDMSAADSDSPASRGKECSPPASPSLDTRKMKTSAASSYRDPYGASGSSYNSRLPMLPHDPYDSLDRRTHHTAMTYSERVEEYHMKYSYMKSWPGLLRILAVFELLLGAAVFACVCAYIHKDNEWFNMFGYRQPYDYGGSSAYGGYYYSGPKTPFVLVVAGLAWLVTVILLVLGMTMYYRTILLDSHWWPLTEFGLNIALFILYLAAAIVYVNDTNRGGLCSYPLFNNGINGAFCRVEGGQTAGMIFLFVTVLMYLISAIVCLKLWRHETARRYKQHREHEMKTSEPAGPKLTQGAVVGDGRTGAPAVIRKEFRPVDMKPGVLSGHIPAGHIPNPVVVPDYVVKYPNIKTDDERDRYKAVFNDQHSEYKELHAEVQAVLKKFTEMDSVMKKLPRFPENQMEHDRICKIFGEYEKKKNDPAFLEKKERCEYLKSKLSHIKQKIQEYDKVMGWNDGYST